The DNA window GTGGGCTGGAGAGAGAGAGCCTGTTCCACTTCAGATCCCTCATGTCAGAGCAGAACTGGGGACGGCTGCTGTGACCGAGCAGGAATGTGGGGGGTTGTTTCCATGGAATGCTACAAGTTGAAGCACTTGCTTTTCAGCCTCTTCTGGATGGCACTTTCTGCAGGTAGTGAGTATGTCCGAGTTAAATGTGAAATTCCTGAGAAGTCAGTTTTAAACGGACATTAGGTGAAAGCTCAGCTGTGATGCTGTAGGCTGGTTATGCCCGTGACCTGAGACAGGAGCTCCCTTACAAAGTCACTTTGGGAGACAAAGCTCTGGCAGCCTTTGTCACCCTGAACTAATCTAGTTCTTTGGAAAATTCTTTCCTAAGTGATCTTTGATCTCTTCAGCTGAACATGCTGTAGAATATGCCTCGATTAACTCTCCCCCTTCCATAGCCTGAGGAAGCTCTCCAGGGTAGGTCCAGGATCCAGAGTACTTAGTGATTAAAGTGGAAATGTGAAGCAGCACAAGTGGATGCTGGCCATCCTGAAGAGGACGAGAGCAAGTGTGTCAATTCCTGCATGAACCCTCACGGTGGAATGTGATTATTACTGGTTTTGGCAGTGTTCCCCCTCCCCCAAGTACCTCTTCCTTGCTTTTgcctcatttgtatttaacttCACCTTTCACATCATTGCTCTTAATAAATGATTGTATCCAGAGCCTTTTACACTTGATGCATGCTTAAGGTTCTTCTTACTTCACAGCAGACTTTCCTTGCACCACACAGTGtgttcctgctcctctccatcagtgctgcagcctcactccctgctcagggaacctttttcttcccttgccaTGTGTTCTCGCATGTGTCTGCCCCCACTAACAACTCCTGTGGGCACCCAGCCCTGGAGCCATTTCCATGCTTGAGCTGGAACTGGTGGGATGGATCCATGTCCTTCCCTCCTCAGCACTACTAGAGGCAGTAACACTTTGTTTATTTGTCCTGCATAGTAAGTATGTCACCTTCCTAATCCAGTCCTCAGTACAAAACATTCCTGCAGGGGTTTGGAACCAGTTCTTTCTATGATACTGTGGTGGCAAGGAATGTGGCTGATGGCCAGGGAAAGTGGGACAGATGAAGGAACTTCCAGGCAAGAGACAGTGACTCTGTCATTTGGCCTTTGCAATAGGGATGTGATGTTCATTGCTGGCATTTCTGTGATCCACCTCTAAATAGCTTCCCTCTAGAAATGCCTGCTGTAAACTCAGGTTTTCATGGATTTCCCAGGTGCAGTCTCCTGAGGGAGCAAGTAGAAATATTTGAGAAGCTTCAGGAATAGGTGAGGATAAGTGTTTACAATCTGTGCTGTCTTTAGCCCTGCCGATGCTTCTTTTGTTGTTGCATCTGCCCTAGTGGTTAACTGGCACTTCCACATCTATAAATGAGGATATTTTGCAGTACTGCTGGGAATTTAAGATCCTAGATAATACAAGATTTCTTTGCTTCGTGTTATGAGGTATGCCTTTTAAAACCCTAGATTGGAGTGCAGTTGCTTGTTTATAAATATGAGGGGCATAGGAAGGCTATACAAAACAAAGCTTCTAGGTTggttccccccccccaggaTATAATGTTCAACAAGCTTTCTAGCAGAACTGAAACCTGGCATTTGTGTTAAGGGGTTTAGTGTTCTTGCAGTGAAAAGAGAAACCTGTCAGAGCTTGTCTGAGGAATACTCTCACTTCTGCCTTCTCTAAGCTGTTTTAGTTGTTTGCATCTCAAATGCTTATTCTTCTAACTTAAGAAATCTGAACATAATggcaaaaaaatgcttttagaggcaaaaagcaaaatttaatgCAGTGCAGACTTTACCTGATGATCCTGGCTGTTGGGTGGATGAAGACAGTCCCATCTGTTTATCCTCAAGAACATGAGTATGGCAGCTATTGGAAACAACAGTTGCTGCTTCTgactggggctttttttgttgttttttggattttggattttgttttggttaACTGGGtgaatttttctcttcatttcacAAAGCAGAGATAATTTGCTACAGAGCAGCTGGCGATGCTGATTTTACTGCTCCTTACTCAGCATCCAGCATTGTCCTCCCAGGTGGAATTGACCTGTGCCAGTAGTGGTTGCTGCTGATTAAGAGGTATAGGATGAGAGCTATGTGCCTGAGCTGTCATTCAGTGCTGAAATCTAATGTCCTTTTTCTTCTACAAAGACCTGTAGGCTGCTACCGCTCCCCTCTTAGGATGACCACTTGAAGCACTTCTTGCAAAGCAAACCTATCTGAAACACTCTCAATCTGAGAAAATGCCTGTAGGAGCCCTTGCAGTTCCCACTTCAGTGTGCCCTGGAATTGAAACTCAGAATTAATCTGCATGGCATTTTAACTCTTGGTGTGCCATTACCACAGTTGTTCAGTGCACTGGAGACAGGTCAGCACTGAGCCAAGTTGTGAtggctgtgtttgtgtttgtagGGACCAGCAGCACCAACACAGTGGGGGCTGCAGTGAACAGCCAGGCCCCCCAGACCCAGCCCACGGCCATCGCCTCGAGCCGCAAGGGCACCTTCACGGATGACCTGCACAAGCTGGTGGATAACTGGGCTCGGGATGCCATGAACCTGTCTGGCAAGAAAGTTGGCAAAGGGCACAGCAGCTACGAGGTGAGGTGTGACCTGTGAGGGTTTGTGGTGAGAAGCTGTGGGTGTCTTTCTGTCTCCCTAGGGTTCCAAacacagctggagcacagctggggcagcagctctAGAACACTGCTAGCTGGCTGTTTGTGTGGAGGATGTACTGCCTGCTCTGGAATGGAAGGGGAAAACTAAAGGGGAGGGGGCCATTTGTCCTTGGAAATTCCCATTGGGAGTGGATTGTGGACTGGTggtttttaaaacacagttgTGTAACTTCTGTTGGTGGTTGGATTACCTTTCAGGGTCCTGGAATGGCAAGAAAATTCTCGGCACCAGGTCAGCTCTGTATCTCTATGACATCTTCCCTGGGTGCTAcgcccatccctgcagcatcAGCTACCTCTTTAGGTCCCTTCAGCAAGGCCATGTGCCCCCCACAGCAGTACGGTTACCCAGCAGCATCCTTCCCCCCACCCTGGAGCGGGGCAGGggggccagcacagccacagctcgGCCAGTTCCAGCCCGTGGGTGCCACGTCTTTGCAAAGCTTCAACATCAGCAATTTGCAAAAGTCTGTCAGCAACCCTCCAGGCTCCAACCTGCGGACCACTTAGCCATGCTCGGAGACCGCTGGCTACACCTCGGGACAGGACATGGGGAGGGAGATGGGCCCTGTATCAACTACtagtgctgcaatgaactggtAGCTTGCCAGACTGGGAatgaatttctcttttcctacCGTTGCTGCCAACTCTGTGGCGGGATTTTCCCCACACACTTGGAAGGGGGAGGAGGATGATCAGCATCCTTGTGATGGGACAGTGCTTTTCACTGAGGGGGCTGCTCTTGTGTGAAACgagagctgtgaggagaagctATGGGGTCAGTTCATACAGTGTTGCTGTAAAATTTTCCTGGTTGGAGGCTGAATCCACACGTGTGGAGGAGGGAGAGCTGAACCCTAGCATGAGGCTTTAGCACGCTTCTTGCCTCTTCCTGAAGAACCAAGATCAGGAAAAAGCTGTCCAaatccccctcctctccctatCCCCAGTCAATCGTATCTGGCTCTGAAATGATGGGGCACACGAATGGACTTGTGGTGCAGCCCGTGCTTGATAGGTCATTACTGCTTTAAGTAAGATATTAACAGCTTTGACTGCAGCATTAGAGCAAtttaaattgttaaaaaaaatttaaaagttccCTGCGGACATGTACTTACCATCAGTTTTGATGTGGAAACACTGTGATATATAAATGTTGTTGGACAACAGTAGTTTAAAAATGAGTGGAATATAGAGGGttaaagttaaaaagaaaaaaaaatgggaaaaaagctAGCTATATCCTTATACTTATTGGAGACACTTTaactttttcctttgtattttcattGTATTAGATAAATAAATGTGAATGTAAAATTGTATAAATTAATGTACTTGAATACTTGTCTGTTCTCCCAGTATGCTTGCTGGATATTTTAGTGCCTTGGACTTCTCTTGCTTCTGCAGTTTAGCATCGTcttcccagcagagcccaggtggGCAGAGGGCAAGTTGAGGGTAGGGTGTTTGTGCCCAGTGCCCGGGACGTTCCAGGCTCCTGCTTGGAGCAGGAGCATGGAGGGGAGGTCACCGAGGCTGCGGGTCGGAGCAGTTCTGTGTGGGGAAACTTGTCCAGGTGGGCAGAGCTGAAGGTGTGGGGTGACAGGGGCCAGGtgggctgggacagagggatgCAGGTGAAGCTAAAACAAGACTTAACCAATATTGGCTCTggaggcaggagggctgggtCAGAAATGGAGAGAGGATGGGGAGAACGTGTATCTTTGGGAAAGGCCCAACTTAAGATGCAGTTTGACTCCACCTGCGAAGTGGTAAAGATGTTTGGTCAGGATGTGACTTGAGAGAGAGGTGCCATTGCTTGTTGGCATGGGCTTGTCTGCTGGGATTgcttttcttaccttttttttttttttttttttaaattcatttaagCCAGGAACAGACTGTCCTGGTGCAACGTCCATTGCCGGCAATGGATGTACTTGAAACAGCCGGCATCAAGAAGTTTCCTCTGTCTGTCTTGGAGGATTTACAATTTTGTTCACTCTTAACAAATTTCAAGCTGGTACCAGGACTGTCACTGTCTGTCACTTGTCACCTCTTAGTACCTGTACTGTATCTTCTGCTTTGGTCATTCTCCCTTTTCGTATTTAAGAAATACTGGTTTCCTCTGCAAAGTCAAAATAATACCAGCCAGTATTTATGTAGTGCTGCAAAAAGCTGTGAAGGATGAGGGTGCAGCTTCCTGGTGCTtaggagcagctcagcagtgtCCTGGAGGCTGGTGCATCACAGGGGTGTTACTTGTCCACGTTTGTTTTAATCTCAAGAGTGCTGTTCCCTGCTGGGGCCTTAACAGGGACTTCTTGTGTCTGCAGATGTTCTCACTCTTCCGTTTTCACAAAGAAACGTGCGAGATGCTTTCCGCTCCTGTCCTTTgttgtgcagcagcagggcaggcccaggctggagaggagcagctccGGGGGAGGTTCTGTGGGACAGGCGCAGGCTGGAGCTCCCgggggagcaggagagcagtgggCCCGGGCTGAGGCCAGGCAGGAGCCTCTgaaaggatggatggatggatggatgcaggaGAGGCTCTTGAGCACACCCGGGGAAAGAGGAGTGGGGACAGAGCTGAGGCAGTAATGAGACAAGGGCAATATTCATGGCAGAGGAACTAgtcagctggatgcagcacatGGTTATTTAAATTTGATCTAATAAGTTTGAGGTCGTTTTTTTCCACTTGATGTTATGCAAGAACTGGTTTtaccattgattttttttttttctccctccctctcctcctgtggATGAATAACTGAAGTCTAGAGGAATAAACTAATGCTACTGAactgttaaattattttgtttaatattaCACTTTGAGTATCTTTTTCCAcataaaatctgtttctgaaTTACAAGCGTTTTCTTTACATTATTTAACAATGtacactgtaaaaataaaaataaaaaaaaataaaattaattgaaacTTTGGGCTTTCCTGGCTGTAGTTAGTTGTGTTTTGCACTGAACCCTTCCCGTATGGCTGCGCCCCGTGCTGCAGTTTGTTGTCTTTGTAGAATATTGAACGAAGCCGTTCATATAAACCTAACCTGCTTTGGTTGAGCTGTGGGTTTTCTTGTGGAACAGCAGGTTCCAGCCCCTCTGTCCTCATCTTGCAGTGCTGTAACTGCTACCCAATTTACCAGTTTGTCACAGGAAATACAAGAAACCCAACTGAATGAGAAGCAGTGACCAGTCACGAGCCTTTAGCACAGGATACTCCAAAACAAGGTACTGCAAGGAGTGATCCCTAGGGTGGGTCTTGACCAAGGGCGTGGCCTGAGCGGGGAGGGGGGATCGGCTGTCGCTGCTTTTATGGCTGAGACTGTCCCCGAATTGCCAAATGCCCTCAGCAGAGGCAGACGCGAGTTGGTGGCTGTCCCCGTGGAAGCAGAGGTGGAGGAGGGACGGAGGGAGTGTCCTGGCGGGTCCTGGGCTTGCTTGTAGCGCCGAGGTATGAGCGGGGCATCGTAAGGGCCCTGCCCCGCTCTTCTGAACTGGATGCGAACAGAGATGTGCTCCCATCCCGCggggctgggagaagggacTCCTCAGCGACCTTAAAAACAGGAATTCAGTCCTCGGACTGGAACTGTAATGGTCAAGAGTGAACAACTTCAGTGCCATTCTCAACTGCAGACTTGCAGGAATTTGGTATTTCTAAACACTAATTGCTGCagcatttctttccattttaagaACAGCTTCTGTTATGAGTCATGCTGCATAAGCCtcgaagggaaaaaaaagctcctAGGATAagttttcctgcccttttcaaAAGGACCAATCCCGAGAGGCTCATGGCGGTGACTTTGTTAGAAGAGGCACAGCAATGTTTGCAGTTTCCAGAGCCAAGGAAGCTGAGGCCGTTACGTTTTTGTTTTAGATTTGTGAATGTTTCTCATTGTAAAGGTTTGGAGCAGCTTTGAGTTCAGTAATTCGGAAGGTCTGCATGCTCCCTTCCTAGCAGGTATATGGTTTCAACCGCGAGGGCATGACTCAAACATGTGGAATGTGCTTCTTCCCTGAGCTTTTTTGGAGGCAGTGCTGAATTGGCCAGAAACAAGTATGGGGAAATGTGGAACTGTTTAATAGATGTAACCCTATTACTGCTAATGACGGCTTGTCTTGTCTTTCCATCCTGAAGTCAGTTCTTTGTCCCCAATAGTAAAGGATCTTTTAAGGGAAAAGGACTAATTAAGTGttgaaggcagagcaggaggaagaggaataaATGTGGAATATTCCAAATGTCTTTACAGTTAGTGAGGCAAACCATGGGAGTAAGGTCCCATTTGAGGCCTGAACTTGATGTTAGGGTTGGCCTAGTTCCAGAGTTTGTGTAAATTTTCCTGGTTCAGCTCTAACTTCCAGACACGTGGCATCATTCTCCTTGCCTCTCCCCATGGCCTCCTCCCCACCGTcctggggacagtggcaccACTCCTgccacaggagcagcactgccagcacagagccccTGCCCGAGCCCTGCCGTGGTGCTGCCCGGAGCTGCAGCTGAACTGCACGGGAACAGAACCGGCCAGCCCACAACTCCTCCCTTTCCTGCACGGAGCTGCTCGAGATGGAGAAGGGAGTAGTCTTAAAATACTGCTTACAAATTCTTCCTACAAATTAGAAGGACCGACAGCTTTTGGCTTTGCTGTAACCTGACCTCCTGTGAGGTGTCTGCCCATCCCAAGCAATGGAGGCTGTGCAGGTGCAGTGCTGCCCCTTCAGCTTTGGAGCCGTTCAGCAGGGAAGGAGGTGGAATGGCTGGCAGGGCAGAGAGGCACGAACAGCTCCCAGCGGGGTTTGTCTTTCAAATTCatgtttatttctgtattgAAAGGGGTTGaaaacttatttaaaaacatCAGTGTAGCTCCCATTCATGTTCCAAAGGACTGGAGCAGACAAGGGCCTGCAGTGTGCCTCAGGGCTGGCAGCGACCCCCCCGCATGCTCCTGCCTTGAGGCACAGGCTCCGGAACGGGAAGAGGCTCGGGAACAGCCTCAAGAACGAGGGGCTCTGCCCCAGCCATGCAGACATGGGGCACAGGGCCGGGGCTGCACCTCAGACACTGCCAGTGTCACCCCCGGCCTGGCCTGGtacacagccacagcttgtaCCTTCTGTCCCCTGGCCACGACTCCCCTGCTCCCCATTCTACTGAAAAATCTCTGTGCTGGAATGCAGCACTGAGACAAGGGAGAGACAAGCTGTGAATTGCATCTCATTTCTAACAATCCATTCTGTTACAATTTACAGGTAATATCCACTTGTAATATGGCCACAAGTCTCGTGCTGCAGAGCACAAATAATGGCATGATTATAGAAAAAGGCATCTGAAGTACATAATAACCCAAGAGTACATGAAGTTCTTGCTGATTGTATGAAACTCTCTCTGTTGCTTCACCATAATGTATAGCAGAGTCCATGTGATACATTTTGGAAAGCCAGCTGCAGCCTTGTGATGTAATCCATGACAGAGGCACAGATCCCACAAGGTGCCTCACATAGGTTccagcctccttttcttcaaGCTCTGACTTCTCCCGAGTGGGCTGCACCCTGGCACACAGAGAAAGTGAGAAAtggactttttattttctgcttctaaaTGTGTTCCTCAATTCTTTTTCAAACTCTTCCTTGATAGGACAGtaggatggaaaaaaagcagttttccaaGACCACTGTCCCAGCATCTGCAGCCAGATCCAAAAGAAAGGAATGTTTCTCCCACTGGACTTTCCCAGTCTCCCAAGAGCCCCTGTGAAGCTCTGTCATTTGTGGCAGCACGTACCTGGGGTGTGCTGGTGGGcacagctggtgctgggggctgcagcagggggctgcagctgtgccagcctggcagcagctttgTGCTGGTTCCCCCTGCGGGGTGTCCTGCTGCGAGTGCTCATCTGCTGATGGCCATGGGGCATCTCAGGTGCCTGGCGTGCAGCTGAGGTGGGCTCTGGTATTTTGGCACCCGTTACCTTTAGGTCAGTGCTCTCCATGGGAATGTCCCAAAGTTCAGGATCATCTGGAAGGAATGAGAATGGGATCCATGACATAGTACTGTACTACATGAATGGCAGGAGCTCCAAGACCAGCACATCCTTTTCCTATAAGCAGTGACcacaataaaatttaaatggTAAAGCATCTATTACGTCAGTGTGCAGCAGGGCTCCTGCCCCCTGTGCTCTGGACTTAAGCAATGTGCAGGCACCACAGTGTGTGACCCAAAGACCCATGGTTACACTGAGAAAAGACACACCCCAATTTCCCACAGGTTCTGTATTGTGCAGTATTACCTCAGGAAAAGGGTTTAGCAATAGGTGTAACAACTCTACTGAAGAGCCTAAGTGTGAAATCCCCCATAGTGATGGACATCATATCCCTGCCACTCAGGCAAAGTTTGTATCGTTAAGGTCAGAATCACACTCGCACTTCTGTTATTCCACTTCTTCAGAGCTTTTACCCTTATACTGTATTCTGAATTAACCTGGTTTAAATGCCAATGATTTAATATGTTATTACTTATCACTCTTTGGCTGACCTGCAAAGAACTCCTCTTCTATTGCCAGCTCTTGTTGCACTTCTGGTGGAGTGCTGTGCTCCATGGCAGAATTGGATGTCACTGCAAGGAGGCAAGACAAGAAGAGGTTAATaccagaaatacagaaatacccTTTGGCTCCTTCCTAGCAGAGCGCAAGTCTGGAAttacagccagcactgccaccaggtACCCTCTTTTGTCCTACAGCTGGCTAAGGCTTGGAAGCACAACATGGGAAGGTACAGAATGTTACTGACGACAATTGACGAGCAACTGTGCTACTTTACTGTGGTCTTTGACCTGTCCATCTCCATTTCCTGCTACTACATGGCCACAGACTTCCCTCTGAGCCAAAGGCAATGGATCAGTAGCTCAGGCAATGTGTATTTGCCTTCAGCTACCACAGCCAggtgctgcagcctcagcttgGATACAGCAGGTTGATAGTGCTGGCAACAGCTGCTTTAGGGTGGCTGGAAAGTTGCAGATTTAAGGATGCAGGTTTAGAGCTGACATTCCTGACACTTTTGGAACACAGAGTGGGAATGTACAACAATGCTCCTGCCTTTGGCCTCAAAGGTGTTGACGGTGTTGATGGGTGTTGATGGCACAGCACAACAGCACATGAAGCTGGCCAGGCTCCTCTGCTGTGGGTAACCTGTGTCTGCCAGCAGGTCTCATGGGAAGTGCCACTTTGGAATGCTACTTCTCACCCTGTTTGCTGCTGGGAGTAACTCCTGGGacctgctgctttttctccatctgctcccggaactgctgctgcagcctcttttGGCGCAGTTTCCTCTGGTAAGTGGCATCACACTCCATGGCCAGGGAGTCTGTGCTTCTGTCCTCCCCCCAGAAACACAAAGTTAAACAGGACCTCAGCAATAtacattttgtgaagaaaaatattcattaagAAGTAACAGTAAATAAAATCCACTGAACTAGTGCTTTATGGCATTTTTGGAATTGAGCTGTCTACATGTTTTAAAAGGCCCAGTAACTTCTAATACagattaaaaaagtaaatttataACAGCAGTCTCACCTGGGAGCATTGGGCTGTTTCTGATCTGCTGTCACTACAGCAGCCTCTGTCTGGCCAGGCTTACAGCTAGGTACCACCTCACAGTTCTGTCTCCCTGCTGCGTTCTGCCTTTCCACATAGCTGCCATATCTTGCTTTCTCTATTTCAGGCTCATAGTCCTGTATTTTAGCTTTGACCAAGTCTAACTCAGGGGGTACCTggtaagggagaaaaaagaaaaggttcaGAAATTGCCATCCTCAAGTTAATGAAATAAGCACAggttaataatttattttgtttgctctAAGTTGAACAGTAAGTTAGAAACCTGAAATGCTATTTCAGTACCCAGTAATTCAGTCAGTTAATCATTGAATTCTTGTGACTTTGTGTTGGTTTAATTGttcagtgctgcagggcagaTGGTGAGGTCTCCCCACACTGCTCTGCAAACGAGAACAGGTGTTGGTGATCCATGCAGGATTTTACAGCTTCTCACAGCCCCACAAGGCTGCTGCTGAGTGTTTGTTTTACCAGTCCATTTTCCTGCTTGTGCTAAAGGGCGAGGCCAGCCTTTACCAAGTTCTGAGGAAGGTACACCATTCCTATTTATTAAAGATGGGATGTTTTGGCTGTGTCACCTTACAAATTTGTGGCAGTGCCTCTAATAGGTGATGATCCTGGCAAACCAGAGACCTAGGCCATCTTTACCTGGTGAGGTGTCATTTTGGATCTGCTCCTACAGTGTTTGACAGGACTGCCTTGCAGCTCTAGGCCTCTAGCAGAGTTTGACAAATCTTACTGTGACTGAGGGCAGCTTTGCTATCAAAGTCCACAGATCCGCAGTTGCAGAAGGCTTCCGTTTCCCTCCTTCTACAAGGCAGGTCACTGCCTGGAAGCCTCCTGCCCCCAGCTGgtgcacagcaggagctggcaggatcCATGATGGTTCCTCAGTTGCCACTTCAGGAACACTCcgctttttgtgtgtgtgagccATTTTTTAGGAAGGCTGTTGGTCTGAAGAACCCTCAGGAATGAGAGGCAGTGATAGCACCACTGATAACCTCTGGAagtgcaggagcaggggcagtgggagctctgcagcccctgtaCTGCACCTGCCGGGGAAGCTTGTTCACGGCTCGCAGGTAGTCCTTGTCCAGGATGCAGTTCCCAAGAGCATTCCCAAAGCACCTGAGAAACAAGAGGGCTCACTGTGACTGAAAACCTTTCCTTTCCACAGAACTTATGAAAATGTGTAAGTGCTGGTCTTCACTTACTTGAGTGCTCTCTTCAGTCCATCTGTTACTGCCTCCTTTCTTGCCTTTTCTAAGGATAAGGCTTTAGACTTCAGCCCTTCACTGACTCCATATCCCACATCTTCATGGTATGACCCATCCTGCAGTACAATTTCAAACATAAGGGGATTTTATACATGCAGGTGCTGGGCTTTCCAAAGCCTGGTTACTTGCTCTTGGCTGTTTGTTCCACAGCAAGGTCAATGTTTAGGACACCAGCAAGCTCCCTAATGCAGAGCAGTACCCAAGAACTGTGCTCTGAGCCATGTAAGGACTTTCATTCACAGCTTCAGGCAATTGCTCAGCTACAATTAGGgccaacaaaaaaccaaaaacacttACCTTAAGCTGAACTTTCACAAAAGCACAGACACCCACATAGAACCTGCCATTGTTGAGGTCAACAAAGTCTGGAAGGAGATATTTTTAAGTGttaatttataaaaacaatagtggaaaaaaaaactgttgtCTATGAAATTAAGAAGTTTCTTTCCTATGATCTAATAGAAGTCTGCAGTTTGCAAATAACTTGCACAAGGTTTTATCACCTGCCTGAATTTCTAAGGAATGACTAGTTAAGGCATTATCTGAAAAAGGTAGAAATTTGAAAGATGTCAGTCCTTTCTTGActgaaaagggggaaaaagaaaactgtggtACAGAAGAGATGGAAAGCAATGAAGTAAGTTGTTCTATTTCTAGCATCTATCAGCCTGAGTTAAGAAAAGATTTCTGAAGGtgggggagaaggaagaaggtAATTTAAGCTGCTGCTTTGACCTACTTCAACAACCAGCCCTCAGCATAAGCACAGCAGATCTGCAAACAAGGACAACACTCCTCTGGCAGGTGCTATTTCAGCTATCAATATGGAAGAGGCTGAAGCTTTAAGATCACCTGAAAACCATGTTATAGTTGAAAAATTTTCCCAAAGTTTTCTGTTGTAATAAGCTCAGTGCTATTAGCTAAAAGAGAAATCTGCAGAAGATGGGTCCCTAAAGATTAGGGGAATATTAACTGAGACTATGAACTGGTTAGAGTCTAGAAAATGACAGGTGAGTATGAAAGTTGGCCCAGGACTGCTGGGTGTTAGATAGTTTAATTGTAATTACTCTTGAGTGAGTGCACCCATAGAGATCAGAGACTTGATTAGACCAGTTCAAGAATAATCATAAACCCACACAGAATAATGACTATGACAGATCTAAAGTGAAAACAGAAGTGTGAACAGATAGGTTGAaaggatagtgcagaaggcaatctctcccaatgaattacagctgtactgattactgaggagtggaaacagccttgcctgcccaatgAGTTTGGGTTTTATAAAAGAGTGGGTTGAGTGGTCACTAGTTGTAGTTTGAGatggagtctgctggctgtgagaAGGAAGGGACATTGTGCAAGGGACAGAGAAGGTAAGATATGTGAGGGAGAGACAGGGTTAGGTGGCTGCGTAAGGGACAGGTTGGGGTTTAGCCATTTATGtagagaggagagaaggaatcagagctgtgtggggctgCCTGTGAGGAAAGGAGTCAGAGTTGTCAGAAAGAAGTTCATTAAAAGAAGGTCTCTGAAGTTTCTAATAAAGGACTGGTGGTGAT is part of the Cinclus cinclus chromosome 4, bCinCin1.1, whole genome shotgun sequence genome and encodes:
- the RAD52 gene encoding DNA repair protein RAD52 homolog, with amino-acid sequence MPESQGKDSESSSSSSNSLDSVASFGQYQYTASEYQAIQQALRQRLGPDYISSRQAGGGQKVCYIEGHKVISLANEMFGFNGWAHSVTQQNVDFVDLNNGRFYVGVCAFVKVQLKDGSYHEDVGYGVSEGLKSKALSLEKARKEAVTDGLKRALKCFGNALGNCILDKDYLRAVNKLPRQVPPELDLVKAKIQDYEPEIEKARYGSYVERQNAAGRQNCEVVPSCKPGQTEAAVVTADQKQPNAPRSTDSLAMECDATYQRKLRQKRLQQQFREQMEKKQQVPGVTPSSKQVTSNSAMEHSTPPEVQQELAIEEEFFADDPELWDIPMESTDLKVTGAKIPEPTSAARQAPEMPHGHQQMSTRSRTPRRGNQHKAAARLAQLQPPAAAPSTSCAHQHTPGCSPLGRSQSLKKRRLEPM